A genomic region of Manihot esculenta cultivar AM560-2 chromosome 15, M.esculenta_v8, whole genome shotgun sequence contains the following coding sequences:
- the LOC110601444 gene encoding light-mediated development protein DET1 isoform X2, protein MFRSSNIVARIFERQVNCARQFYENLFPSYTVYDVECPDHSFRKFTDDGQYLISFSRNHQDLIVYRPKWFTYSCKEEDCDLPSRAKKFDSFFTQLYCVSLASSNEVIYKDFFLYVESSQFGLFATSTAQFHDTPAIGGAVQGVPSIERITFHLLRLEDGEILDKKVFRNDFVNPAHNMGAFLYDDLLAIVSLRYQTIHILQIRESGNLVDVRAIGTFCREDDELFLNSSTQCMAIVDKSKMHQSSWSHVENSVNNTQPSSENSFLSGIKQRLLSFIFRGIWNEERHNSQRVQGLKKKFYFHFQDYVDLIIWKVQFLDRHHLLIKFGSVDGGVSRSADHHPSFFAVYNMDTTEIVAFYQNSADELYLLFEQFCDHFYATSRNSLYMNFISSHSNNIHAFEQLQSIKNKASNFSQFAKKMLASLPFSCQSLSPSPYFDHSLFRFDEKLISATDRHRPSTDHPIKFISRRQPCTLKFKIKPGPEAGSVDGRTKKLSSFLFHPFLPLALSIQQTAFLQPSVNIHFRG, encoded by the exons ATGTTCAGAAGCAGCAATATTGTTGCCAGGATTTTTGAGCGCCAA GTTAACTGCGCTAGGCAATTTTATGAGAATTTATTCCCAAGTTATACTGTATATGATGTTGAGTGCCCAGATCATTCATTCCGCAAATTCACTGATGATGGTCAATACCTCATTAGTTTTAGCAGAAATCACCAGGATCTGATTGTTTATAGACCAAAATGGTTCACATATTCATGCAAAGAAGAAGATTGTGATCTTCCCTCAAGAGCAAAGAAGTTTGACAGCTTCTTTACGCAACTGTACTGTGTTTCACTTGCTTCCAGCAATGAGGTTATATACAAAGATTTCTTTCTTTATGTGGAGAGTAGTCAATTTGGTTTGTTTGCTACTTCTACTGCACAATTTCATGATACGCCTGCTATAGGAGGAGCTGTTCAGGGAGTCCCCTCCATAGAAAGGATTACTTTCCACCTTTTGAG ATTGGAGGATGGAGAAATTCTGGATAAGAAGGTCTTTAGGAATGATTTTGTTAATCCGGCCCACAACATGGGTGCCTTCTTATATGATGATTTGCTGGCAATTGTGTCGCTTCGTTATCAAACAATACACATTCTTCAAATTAGAGAATCTGGTAACCTTGTTGATGTTCGTGCTATAGGTACATTTTGCCGTGAAGATGATGAGCTTTTTCTCAATTCCAGCACTCAG TGCATGGCAATTGTTGACAAAAGTAAAATGCATCAGTCTTCTTGGAGTCATGTTGAAAACAGTGTGAATAATACCCAACCCAGTTCAGAAAATTCTTTTCTGAGTGGTATTAAACAACGTTTGCTCTCTTTCATTTTTCGAGGAATATGGAATGAAGAAAGGCATAATTCCCAG AGGGTACAAGGCTTGAAGAAGAAGTTCTACTTCCATTTTCAAGATTATGTTGACTTGATTATCTGGAAG GTACAATTCTTGGATCGTCATCACCTGCTAATCAAGTTTGGTAGTGTAGATGGGGGG GTATCAAGAAGCGCTGATCACCATCCTTCGTTCTTTGCTGTATATAACATGGATACAACTGAAATTGTTGCTTTTTACCAG AATTCAGCAGATGAGCTGTACCTCTTGTTTGAGCAGTTCTGCGACCACTTCTATGCAACATCAAGAAATTCATTGTACATGAATTTTATATCTTCCCATTCAAATAACATTCATGCTTTTGAGCAACTACAATCAATAAAGAACAAAGCTAGCAACTTCTCTCAG TTTGCAAAAAAGATGCTGGCTTCTTTGCCTTTCAGCTGTCAATCATTGAGTCCTTCTCCCTATTTTGATCACTCTCTCTTCCGCTTTGATGAAAAG CTCATATCTGCTACTGACCGGCATCGGCCTTCGACGGACCATCCCATCAAATTTATTTCCAGAAGGCAACCATGTACTCTCAAATTTAAGATTAAGCCAG GTCCTGAAGCTGGAAGTGTAGATGGTCGAACGAAAAAGCTGTCATCATTCCTTTTTCATCCATTTTTGCCCTTAGCTCTCTCAATTCAACAAACGGCCTTCTTGCAGCCATCAGTTAATATTCACTTCAGAGGATGA
- the LOC110601444 gene encoding light-mediated development protein DET1 isoform X1 has product MFRSSNIVARIFERQVRTPPPGTSVNCARQFYENLFPSYTVYDVECPDHSFRKFTDDGQYLISFSRNHQDLIVYRPKWFTYSCKEEDCDLPSRAKKFDSFFTQLYCVSLASSNEVIYKDFFLYVESSQFGLFATSTAQFHDTPAIGGAVQGVPSIERITFHLLRLEDGEILDKKVFRNDFVNPAHNMGAFLYDDLLAIVSLRYQTIHILQIRESGNLVDVRAIGTFCREDDELFLNSSTQCMAIVDKSKMHQSSWSHVENSVNNTQPSSENSFLSGIKQRLLSFIFRGIWNEERHNSQRVQGLKKKFYFHFQDYVDLIIWKVQFLDRHHLLIKFGSVDGGVSRSADHHPSFFAVYNMDTTEIVAFYQNSADELYLLFEQFCDHFYATSRNSLYMNFISSHSNNIHAFEQLQSIKNKASNFSQFAKKMLASLPFSCQSLSPSPYFDHSLFRFDEKLISATDRHRPSTDHPIKFISRRQPCTLKFKIKPGPEAGSVDGRTKKLSSFLFHPFLPLALSIQQTAFLQPSVNIHFRG; this is encoded by the exons ATGTTCAGAAGCAGCAATATTGTTGCCAGGATTTTTGAGCGCCAAGTTCGTACTCCTCCTCCTGGCACTAGT GTTAACTGCGCTAGGCAATTTTATGAGAATTTATTCCCAAGTTATACTGTATATGATGTTGAGTGCCCAGATCATTCATTCCGCAAATTCACTGATGATGGTCAATACCTCATTAGTTTTAGCAGAAATCACCAGGATCTGATTGTTTATAGACCAAAATGGTTCACATATTCATGCAAAGAAGAAGATTGTGATCTTCCCTCAAGAGCAAAGAAGTTTGACAGCTTCTTTACGCAACTGTACTGTGTTTCACTTGCTTCCAGCAATGAGGTTATATACAAAGATTTCTTTCTTTATGTGGAGAGTAGTCAATTTGGTTTGTTTGCTACTTCTACTGCACAATTTCATGATACGCCTGCTATAGGAGGAGCTGTTCAGGGAGTCCCCTCCATAGAAAGGATTACTTTCCACCTTTTGAG ATTGGAGGATGGAGAAATTCTGGATAAGAAGGTCTTTAGGAATGATTTTGTTAATCCGGCCCACAACATGGGTGCCTTCTTATATGATGATTTGCTGGCAATTGTGTCGCTTCGTTATCAAACAATACACATTCTTCAAATTAGAGAATCTGGTAACCTTGTTGATGTTCGTGCTATAGGTACATTTTGCCGTGAAGATGATGAGCTTTTTCTCAATTCCAGCACTCAG TGCATGGCAATTGTTGACAAAAGTAAAATGCATCAGTCTTCTTGGAGTCATGTTGAAAACAGTGTGAATAATACCCAACCCAGTTCAGAAAATTCTTTTCTGAGTGGTATTAAACAACGTTTGCTCTCTTTCATTTTTCGAGGAATATGGAATGAAGAAAGGCATAATTCCCAG AGGGTACAAGGCTTGAAGAAGAAGTTCTACTTCCATTTTCAAGATTATGTTGACTTGATTATCTGGAAG GTACAATTCTTGGATCGTCATCACCTGCTAATCAAGTTTGGTAGTGTAGATGGGGGG GTATCAAGAAGCGCTGATCACCATCCTTCGTTCTTTGCTGTATATAACATGGATACAACTGAAATTGTTGCTTTTTACCAG AATTCAGCAGATGAGCTGTACCTCTTGTTTGAGCAGTTCTGCGACCACTTCTATGCAACATCAAGAAATTCATTGTACATGAATTTTATATCTTCCCATTCAAATAACATTCATGCTTTTGAGCAACTACAATCAATAAAGAACAAAGCTAGCAACTTCTCTCAG TTTGCAAAAAAGATGCTGGCTTCTTTGCCTTTCAGCTGTCAATCATTGAGTCCTTCTCCCTATTTTGATCACTCTCTCTTCCGCTTTGATGAAAAG CTCATATCTGCTACTGACCGGCATCGGCCTTCGACGGACCATCCCATCAAATTTATTTCCAGAAGGCAACCATGTACTCTCAAATTTAAGATTAAGCCAG GTCCTGAAGCTGGAAGTGTAGATGGTCGAACGAAAAAGCTGTCATCATTCCTTTTTCATCCATTTTTGCCCTTAGCTCTCTCAATTCAACAAACGGCCTTCTTGCAGCCATCAGTTAATATTCACTTCAGAGGATGA